From a single Streptomyces sp. NBC_00237 genomic region:
- a CDS encoding aldehyde dehydrogenase family protein gives MDSPDCDDIFYFGPSQQGLSLEGRCLLAGKKPIIELNGNDGVVVGRDAEIELAARALTECFYGSGQICMTPKFAIVHPQIAEQLLTSLAELTRQIRPGLPEDTDTVLSPVVKRADFSAVLSEALADGGHLVAGGALIDLEGRKDPAGPFVEPTVVRIDGLITAERMRAVYEETFFPLLCVIVPDQDTADEALLDEVIGFLNRDRYGLRNSLWTQDDRVIARFCNEVDFCGMLKVNDSHIGCLPTLPYNGGTGATGGVLGESNQPAVRTTHLQTIVIATRVQPRENVFDHEGPAGRRFETNR, from the coding sequence ATGGATAGCCCCGACTGCGATGACATCTTCTACTTCGGTCCCTCCCAGCAGGGCCTGAGCCTGGAAGGACGGTGCCTGCTCGCAGGCAAGAAGCCGATCATTGAACTGAACGGCAACGACGGAGTCGTCGTCGGGCGCGACGCGGAGATCGAACTGGCCGCACGTGCACTGACCGAGTGCTTCTACGGCTCCGGGCAGATCTGCATGACGCCCAAGTTCGCGATTGTCCATCCGCAGATCGCCGAGCAGCTCCTCACGTCACTCGCCGAGCTGACCCGGCAGATCCGTCCCGGACTCCCCGAGGACACGGACACGGTGCTGAGCCCGGTGGTCAAGCGGGCCGACTTCAGCGCCGTACTGAGCGAGGCACTGGCCGACGGCGGACACCTGGTGGCCGGTGGCGCACTCATCGACCTCGAAGGGCGGAAGGACCCGGCAGGGCCCTTCGTCGAACCGACCGTGGTGAGGATCGACGGCCTCATCACCGCAGAGCGCATGCGCGCAGTTTACGAAGAGACCTTCTTCCCGTTGTTGTGCGTCATCGTCCCCGACCAGGACACCGCGGACGAAGCGCTGCTCGACGAGGTGATCGGGTTCCTGAACCGCGACCGCTACGGCCTGCGCAACTCCCTGTGGACGCAGGACGACCGGGTGATCGCGCGCTTCTGCAACGAGGTCGACTTCTGCGGGATGCTCAAGGTCAACGACTCGCACATCGGCTGTCTGCCGACACTGCCCTACAACGGTGGCACCGGCGCCACCGGTGGGGTGCTCGGCGAATCCAACCAGCCTGCGGTACGCACGACCCATCTGCAGACGATCGTGATCGCCACCCGCGTGCAGCCGCGCGAGAACGTCTTCGACCACGAAGGCCCTGCCGGGCGCCGGTTCGAAACCAACAGGTGA
- a CDS encoding transposase, translated as MIPYTTSRDAIQQVKSVGFGKSAFVINWQEKKATCPSGQPSRYWTVGFDNNGRDAIRIRFAATTCSPCPVRDQCTRSTQYGRQLTVRPQEQDALLERVRAEQTTKAWKERYAARAGIEGTIHQAVAVGGLRRTRYRGMAKTHLGHVLTAAAVNLIRLGAWWNGTPLAQTRSSRLAALALTA; from the coding sequence TTGATCCCCTACACCACGTCAAGGGACGCCATCCAACAGGTCAAGTCCGTCGGGTTCGGCAAGTCCGCTTTCGTCATCAACTGGCAGGAAAAGAAGGCCACGTGTCCATCGGGGCAGCCCAGCCGCTACTGGACAGTCGGCTTCGACAACAACGGCCGCGACGCGATCAGAATCCGCTTCGCGGCCACAACCTGCTCCCCCTGCCCCGTCCGTGACCAGTGCACCCGCTCCACTCAGTACGGCCGGCAGCTCACCGTCCGGCCTCAAGAGCAGGACGCCCTGCTCGAACGCGTCCGCGCCGAGCAGACCACCAAGGCGTGGAAGGAACGCTACGCCGCCAGGGCCGGTATCGAGGGAACCATCCACCAAGCCGTCGCTGTCGGCGGCCTGCGCCGTACCCGCTATCGCGGCATGGCCAAGACGCACCTCGGCCATGTTCTGACAGCCGCTGCAGTCAACTTGATCCGGCTCGGCGCCTGGTGGAACGGCACTCCGCTCGCCCAGACCAGAAGTTCCCGGCTCGCGGCCCTCGCACTCACTGCATGA
- a CDS encoding transposase: MGSKYTKRYTEEFKRDAIELVDSSGKTVTAVARELGISSESLRGWYRQAKADRGEGAPGELTTAEREELKRLRRQNAEQAKTIEVLRKAAVFFAKESDR; the protein is encoded by the coding sequence GTGGGAAGCAAGTACACGAAGCGGTACACCGAGGAGTTCAAGCGCGACGCGATCGAGCTCGTCGACTCCTCGGGCAAGACGGTCACCGCCGTCGCCCGGGAACTGGGCATCAGCTCCGAGTCCCTGCGCGGCTGGTACCGCCAGGCCAAGGCCGACCGGGGAGAGGGCGCCCCGGGAGAGCTCACCACGGCCGAACGCGAAGAGCTCAAGCGATTGCGCCGGCAGAACGCCGAACAGGCCAAGACGATCGAGGTGCTGCGAAAAGCCGCGGTCTTCTTCGCGAAGGAGAGCGATCGGTGA
- a CDS encoding NB-ARC domain-containing protein codes for MTQAGQRLGNLPTPTAALIGRHAELDELARLGRRARLVTLTGVGGVGKSRLALEAALQQQSDFTDGVWWVELAGLQEGALVAHAVAEALPLADQTTRPMLDVVAEYLAGRNLLLVLDTCEHLVDTCAMIAEVLLRSAPGLRILATSRRRLGLMVEEVVTVAPLPVPRPGQAITDSAAVTLLARRAADASPGFTVSAANAAHVAQLCRILDGLPLAIELAAARLAEIPVAELVGRLAHRFDVLHAADGSVDADPPWHRALRTAIGWSHELCTPAERLLWARLSVFAGSFDTEAAVAVCSDEHLPEEHIPALVGALVDNSLVTWQPTSDGVERFRILDTLREYGAYWLRELGEEDRLRRRHLAYYQEFARRADAAWFGPGQVELRSRATDEHDNLRTALDFALAHPQGHSALELSGNLWFFWHACGFDKEGQYYLRRALAEDTEPSPERLGALWAEALVLITLGEPREAGAHVTEMANTAARFADPEGAERARSIEALSAAMCGDIAPAVPLAQGVLDRHRCDRLTHPPLAAALVRAMAFIMDGHIDEAVAVLDHMRADCDRQGEQWMRAYGDFMCARAELARGRPAAALVHARNSWTVKRRLRDPLGMAMALDVLAVAAATDGRATDSAHLLGLAQQLWDNLGQSQVGVAEWTATRDSCEQQARLSLGDDAYTLAFRTGHRTDPNAADPLTPPSAHGSSS; via the coding sequence ATGACACAGGCCGGGCAACGGCTGGGGAACCTGCCGACGCCAACTGCCGCGTTGATCGGGCGACATGCGGAGCTGGACGAGCTGGCGCGGCTGGGCCGCCGTGCTCGACTGGTGACGCTGACCGGCGTAGGGGGAGTGGGAAAATCCCGGCTGGCCCTGGAAGCAGCGCTTCAGCAACAGTCCGACTTCACCGACGGGGTGTGGTGGGTGGAGCTCGCCGGGCTGCAGGAAGGAGCGCTGGTAGCCCACGCGGTCGCGGAGGCGTTGCCGCTGGCCGACCAGACCACCCGCCCCATGCTCGACGTGGTGGCGGAATACCTGGCGGGCCGGAACCTGCTGCTGGTGCTCGACACCTGCGAACACCTTGTGGACACCTGCGCGATGATCGCTGAAGTGCTGCTGAGGTCCGCGCCGGGACTGCGGATCCTGGCCACCAGCCGTCGGCGGCTGGGGCTGATGGTGGAGGAGGTCGTCACCGTCGCCCCCTTGCCGGTGCCCCGTCCCGGCCAGGCCATCACCGACTCAGCGGCGGTGACGCTGCTGGCCCGGCGGGCGGCCGACGCCTCGCCCGGCTTCACCGTGTCCGCCGCCAATGCCGCCCACGTGGCGCAGCTGTGCCGGATTCTCGACGGGCTGCCGCTGGCCATTGAACTCGCCGCGGCGCGGCTGGCCGAGATTCCCGTGGCCGAGCTCGTCGGGCGACTGGCACACCGGTTCGATGTCCTGCACGCGGCCGACGGGTCGGTGGACGCGGATCCGCCCTGGCACCGGGCCCTGCGCACTGCGATCGGCTGGAGCCATGAACTGTGCACGCCGGCGGAGCGGTTGCTGTGGGCGCGGCTGTCGGTCTTCGCCGGGAGTTTCGACACCGAGGCTGCCGTGGCGGTGTGCTCTGACGAGCACCTGCCCGAAGAGCACATCCCCGCGCTTGTCGGCGCTCTTGTCGACAACTCCCTCGTCACCTGGCAGCCGACCTCCGACGGCGTGGAACGGTTCCGGATACTGGACACCCTGCGCGAGTACGGCGCGTACTGGCTGCGCGAGCTCGGCGAGGAGGATCGGCTGCGGCGCCGGCACCTTGCGTACTACCAGGAGTTCGCCCGCCGTGCGGACGCCGCCTGGTTCGGCCCCGGCCAGGTCGAGCTGCGGAGCCGGGCGACGGACGAGCACGACAACCTGCGCACCGCCCTGGACTTTGCTCTGGCCCACCCTCAAGGCCACAGTGCGCTGGAGTTGTCGGGAAACCTGTGGTTCTTCTGGCACGCGTGCGGATTCGACAAGGAGGGGCAGTACTACCTGCGGCGGGCCCTGGCCGAGGACACTGAGCCGTCGCCGGAACGCCTCGGGGCGCTGTGGGCCGAGGCCCTGGTCCTCATCACCCTCGGCGAACCCCGCGAAGCTGGTGCCCACGTGACCGAGATGGCCAACACGGCCGCCCGGTTCGCCGATCCGGAGGGAGCCGAACGCGCCCGTTCCATCGAGGCGCTCTCCGCCGCCATGTGCGGGGACATCGCCCCCGCCGTGCCCCTGGCACAAGGTGTCCTCGACCGGCACCGGTGCGACCGGCTGACCCACCCTCCGCTGGCGGCCGCACTCGTCCGTGCCATGGCGTTCATCATGGACGGTCACATCGACGAGGCCGTTGCCGTGCTCGACCACATGCGTGCCGACTGCGACCGGCAGGGCGAACAGTGGATGCGCGCCTACGGCGACTTCATGTGCGCACGGGCCGAGCTGGCGCGCGGCCGCCCTGCCGCGGCCCTGGTACATGCCCGGAATTCCTGGACCGTCAAACGGCGGCTGCGGGATCCCCTGGGCATGGCCATGGCCCTCGATGTGCTCGCCGTTGCCGCAGCGACGGACGGCCGCGCCACGGACTCCGCCCACCTGCTCGGCCTCGCCCAACAGCTGTGGGACAACCTCGGCCAGTCGCAGGTCGGAGTCGCCGAGTGGACCGCCACCCGAGACTCCTGCGAGCAGCAGGCCCGGCTCTCCCTCGGCGATGACGCGTACACCCTCGCATTCCGCACCGGTCACCGCACCGACCCGAACGCTGCGGACCCGCTCACACCGCCCAGCGCGCACGGGTCATCGTCGTGA
- a CDS encoding cold shock domain-containing protein — MKERCQGTVVYFNRGLGYGFVVQHGHRDQIFVRCESIESPTEVLSEGQDVSFVVDLRDGRWEAAHVRV, encoded by the coding sequence ATGAAGGAGCGTTGCCAGGGAACGGTCGTGTACTTCAACCGGGGCCTGGGCTACGGGTTCGTGGTCCAGCATGGGCACCGTGATCAGATCTTCGTGCGGTGCGAATCCATCGAGTCGCCCACGGAGGTCCTGTCGGAAGGGCAGGACGTTTCCTTCGTGGTCGACCTCCGTGACGGCCGGTGGGAGGCAGCCCATGTACGGGTATGA
- a CDS encoding ISL3 family transposase: MVFSGLSPLVVEDVADEGVRIVVRARTPREAAICPVCGASAGRVHGYHWRTVADVPVDDRRVVVRVRVRRLVCPTRGCRQTFREQMPGVLERYQRRTARLTRQVKAVVKELAGRAGSRLLAILAMGLSRHTALRALLRIPLPTGRVPRVIGVDDFALRRRHRYATMVIDAETHERIDVLPDRTADTLEAWLREHPGIEIVCRDGSATYAEAIRRALPDAVQVADRWHLWHNLCEAALSEVKAHSTCWAAVLDTPIYDGPRAQTTLERWHQVHNLLEKGVGLLECARRLQLALNTVKRYARADRPERMLRVPKYRASLVDPYREHLRKRRAEDPAVPVQHLFEEIKALGFTGCLNLLHKYINQGRADADRSHISPRRLARMILTRPDNLKAEHHDLLARLTAACPEMTQLAAAVKDFARLLTPHEGNTDGLSRWIIEVRSADLPHLHAFTRGLDRDRDAVNAALTLPYSNGPTEGVNTKTKRIARQMHGRAGFTLLRHRILLG, encoded by the coding sequence ATGGTGTTTTCGGGTCTGTCCCCGCTGGTCGTCGAGGATGTGGCTGACGAGGGTGTGCGGATCGTGGTGCGGGCGCGGACTCCGCGGGAGGCCGCGATCTGTCCGGTGTGCGGGGCGTCGGCGGGGCGGGTGCACGGCTACCACTGGCGGACCGTCGCCGACGTGCCGGTGGACGACCGCCGGGTGGTGGTCCGTGTGCGGGTGCGGCGTCTGGTGTGTCCCACACGCGGCTGCCGGCAGACCTTCCGTGAGCAGATGCCCGGGGTGCTGGAGCGATACCAGCGCCGCACGGCCCGTCTGACCAGGCAGGTCAAGGCCGTGGTCAAAGAGTTAGCGGGCCGGGCTGGATCTCGTCTGCTGGCGATACTCGCGATGGGCCTGTCGCGTCACACGGCCCTGCGCGCTCTGCTACGCATCCCGTTGCCCACCGGGCGGGTGCCCCGCGTGATCGGCGTCGACGACTTCGCCCTGCGCCGGCGGCACCGCTACGCCACCATGGTGATCGACGCCGAGACCCATGAACGGATCGACGTACTGCCCGACCGCACCGCCGACACGCTGGAAGCATGGCTGCGCGAGCATCCGGGCATCGAGATCGTGTGCCGAGACGGCTCCGCGACCTACGCCGAGGCCATCCGCCGCGCCCTGCCCGACGCGGTCCAGGTCGCCGACCGGTGGCACCTGTGGCACAACCTGTGCGAAGCCGCCCTGAGCGAGGTGAAAGCACACAGCACCTGCTGGGCCGCCGTGCTGGACACGCCCATCTACGACGGGCCCCGCGCGCAGACCACCCTGGAACGCTGGCACCAGGTCCACAACCTGCTCGAGAAGGGCGTGGGCCTGCTCGAATGCGCCCGCCGCCTGCAACTGGCCCTGAACACTGTCAAACGCTACGCGCGGGCCGACCGGCCCGAGCGGATGCTCCGCGTCCCCAAATACCGCGCCAGCCTGGTCGATCCCTACCGCGAGCACCTGCGTAAACGCCGTGCCGAAGATCCCGCCGTCCCCGTCCAGCACCTCTTCGAAGAGATCAAAGCCCTCGGGTTCACCGGCTGCCTGAACCTCCTGCACAAGTACATCAACCAGGGCCGCGCGGACGCCGACCGCAGCCACATCTCCCCGCGCCGGCTCGCCCGGATGATCCTCACCAGGCCCGACAACCTCAAGGCCGAACATCACGATCTTCTGGCACGGCTCACCGCGGCCTGCCCCGAAATGACCCAACTGGCCGCCGCTGTCAAGGACTTCGCCAGACTCCTGACGCCTCACGAAGGGAACACCGACGGGCTCTCGCGCTGGATCATCGAGGTTCGCTCAGCCGATCTGCCCCATCTGCACGCCTTCACCCGGGGCCTGGACCGAGACCGCGACGCCGTGAACGCCGCGCTCACACTTCCGTACAGCAACGGCCCCACCGAAGGCGTCAACACCAAGACCAAGCGCATCGCGCGCCAGATGCACGGCCGAGCAGGCTTTACCCTCCTCCGCCACCGCATCCTCCTCGGATAA
- a CDS encoding PP2C family protein-serine/threonine phosphatase, giving the protein MAVRQWYGTVGPLPAILAVGALVAVAAVVTAWQPLSSMLLMGPLLAGIRLGPRPTAAVTLWSVALSATIDVSRGGVPLPDTVLFCLVLLGCGGAAVCGAYRRTTLEAELLRAVRQSQNAVLRPLALEVGGVGITSRHHAVDRSGLSGDLYDLAHSPYGLRVVIGDVRGHGPEAALLCAATVCAFRDGAYTTPALVDLATHLDARINPALDAEDFVTVVLAEFAPGEVRLVNCGHPAPLRVGRRAEPLPPSRHSPPLGLNPVPRLQRVRLGAGERLLLYTDGLSEARDARGTMLALDEAVRQALCQPLLGDSLDALVSLVTAHTGGVLQDDLALVICEPRTAAATERAAGPRGPRGDAPAIGS; this is encoded by the coding sequence TTGGCAGTTCGGCAGTGGTACGGAACCGTCGGCCCGTTACCGGCGATCCTGGCCGTGGGAGCCCTGGTCGCCGTGGCAGCCGTGGTGACGGCCTGGCAGCCGCTGTCCAGCATGCTACTCATGGGCCCCCTGCTCGCGGGCATACGTCTAGGGCCACGCCCCACCGCCGCCGTCACGCTCTGGTCCGTCGCGCTCTCCGCGACGATCGACGTGAGCCGTGGCGGGGTCCCCCTGCCCGACACAGTCCTCTTCTGCCTCGTCCTGCTTGGTTGTGGTGGCGCCGCCGTCTGCGGTGCGTACCGTCGTACCACGCTGGAAGCCGAACTCCTCCGTGCCGTACGGCAGTCGCAGAACGCGGTGCTGCGTCCACTGGCTCTGGAAGTCGGTGGTGTAGGCATCACTTCGCGGCACCACGCCGTCGATCGCAGCGGTCTCAGCGGCGACCTCTACGACCTGGCCCATTCGCCGTACGGGCTGCGTGTAGTGATCGGGGACGTGCGCGGCCACGGCCCGGAGGCGGCCCTGCTGTGCGCGGCGACGGTCTGTGCCTTCCGCGACGGCGCCTACACCACACCCGCGTTGGTGGATCTGGCCACTCACCTCGACGCCCGGATCAATCCCGCGCTCGACGCGGAGGACTTCGTCACGGTGGTGCTGGCCGAGTTCGCGCCGGGTGAGGTGCGGCTGGTGAACTGCGGACACCCTGCCCCTCTGCGGGTCGGGCGCCGGGCCGAGCCGCTCCCGCCGAGCCGACACTCGCCCCCGCTGGGGCTGAACCCCGTCCCTCGTCTCCAAAGGGTCCGACTCGGCGCGGGTGAGCGGCTGCTGCTCTACACCGACGGGCTGAGCGAGGCTCGGGATGCCCGGGGAACGATGCTCGCCCTGGACGAAGCGGTCCGGCAGGCGCTGTGCCAACCCCTGCTGGGGGACTCGCTCGATGCCCTGGTGTCCCTGGTCACCGCGCACACCGGCGGCGTGCTCCAGGACGATCTGGCCCTGGTGATCTGCGAACCCCGCACTGCCGCGGCCACCGAAAGGGCAGCAGGACCGCGCGGGCCCCGAGGAGACGCACCCGCGATCGGATCATGA
- a CDS encoding IS3 family transposase (programmed frameshift) yields MALKDYSDEFKADAVALYESTPGATYKSIATDLGINRATLREWVLRDRARRGVAAAGPTPAVAQRAAAPPDDPDERVRRLEARVAELEAGERKLATERDILRKAAKYFRRDELVTSRFQFVDDHRATHEVKRLCQVMDVNRSSYYKWLAGAEARAARKQEGRVLAEETSEIHGESGGAYGSPRVTAELREKGHAVNEKRVARIMRTFSITGIRLRRRVRTTVPDPASGQVADLFSRDFTATEPGRKLMGNITYLPFQEGKFLHLATVLDCFSRKIVGWSTADHMRTDLVADALRMAARTRGSLDGAVFHSDHGAQGGSRAYADLCDQLKVTRSTGAVGTSADNAACESFHASLKRETLQGAHDYGDTTTCRRTVFAWQTRYNTRRRHSTNGHLSPDEYEHRHHTAKLTLAA; encoded by the exons ATGGCGCTGAAGGATTATTCGGACGAGTTCAAGGCCGATGCTGTGGCCCTGTACGAGTCCACACCCGGGGCGACGTACAAGAGCATCGCCACTGACCTTGGTATCAACCGGGCGACTCTGCGGGAGTGGGTGCTGCGGGACCGCGCACGCCGTGGCGTCGCCGCCGCGGGCCCCACGCCGGCCGTCGCCCAACGGGCTGCGGCGCCGCCCGATGATCCGGACGAGCGGGTCCGGCGGCTGGAGGCAAGGGTGGCGGAACTCGAGGCCGGTGAGCGCAAGCTCGCCACCGAGCGGGACATTCTCCGCAAGGCGGCCAAGTATTTC CGGAGAGACGAACTGGTGACCAGCCGCTTCCAGTTCGTTGACGATCACCGGGCCACACACGAGGTGAAGCGGCTCTGCCAGGTCATGGACGTCAACCGGTCGAGCTACTACAAGTGGCTCGCCGGCGCCGAGGCGAGGGCTGCCCGGAAACAGGAGGGCCGGGTCCTGGCCGAAGAGACCAGTGAGATCCACGGCGAGTCCGGCGGCGCCTATGGCTCCCCGCGGGTCACCGCCGAGCTCCGCGAGAAGGGACACGCGGTCAACGAGAAGCGGGTCGCACGGATCATGCGGACGTTCTCCATCACCGGGATCCGCCTGCGCAGACGCGTCCGCACGACGGTCCCCGATCCGGCATCCGGGCAGGTCGCAGACCTGTTCAGCCGGGACTTCACCGCCACGGAACCCGGGCGCAAGCTCATGGGCAACATCACGTATCTTCCGTTCCAAGAAGGGAAGTTCCTCCATCTCGCAACGGTACTGGACTGCTTCAGCCGCAAGATCGTCGGCTGGTCCACCGCCGATCACATGCGCACGGACCTGGTCGCCGACGCCCTGCGGATGGCCGCGCGCACCCGCGGCTCGCTGGACGGAGCGGTGTTCCACTCCGACCACGGAGCCCAGGGCGGATCCAGGGCCTACGCCGACCTCTGCGACCAGCTCAAGGTCACCCGGTCGACGGGCGCGGTCGGCACCAGCGCCGACAACGCCGCCTGCGAAAGCTTCCACGCCTCCCTGAAACGCGAAACCCTCCAAGGAGCCCACGACTACGGCGACACCACCACCTGCCGCCGGACCGTCTTCGCCTGGCAGACCCGCTACAACACCCGCCGTCGGCACTCCACCAACGGCCACCTCAGTCCCGACGAATACGAACACCGACACCACACCGCTAAACTCACACTCGCCGCGTGA